The genomic interval GctttccttctgtttttgtcactcTTGATCTGAATTTGTGCCTCAATATCCATGTTTTCGTGTCGTCTCGtcagttattttctttgtgttttgctaAATCATGCAGTATTAATTGTGTTTACTTATTAATTGTGTACTcatgtcatttctgttgtgTATCTATCAGTTTTTTTAGtattaaaacatctaaaatgcAGCATCTATCAAACTTTATATCGATGTTTATGCTATTTCTTACATGTACATGAGCTTGTGCCTTTATGATTCATCACTTAAGTATCAAAGCATCGATAACTTCTCCTCCTGACAGCAGGAGGTTACAGCTTCTCTTATGATAACTGTTATCACTGCTCCCAGTATTACTTTGCTGTTATTTGATGATGCACAGCGTGATGCACGGGATCACGTTTGGCGCCGATAGTGACGGATAATTCAACAACAATAAGCTTTATTTGCACAGCActtttcatacaagaaatgcagctcaaagatagagagagagatggagtaaGGATGAAAACTAAAGCCAGTGCATAACACGAGATGggaaataaaaccactgaataataGTGATGAAGTAAAGTACAAAATCAAGTTAAATACAACAACTTAAAAGAAGTACAGCAGTGCATCAGTGGCAAAGCGTCAGGCCTACAGAAGGTCAAAGGCTACAGTGAAAAGATTAGCTTTTAGCTTTAAAAATGCCTGACATCATTGTGTTCAGCAAGTTAATTGCTCTGATTTGGGAACATTGCCTGAAACCAGCAAACAGGAAACGCCAGCGGAGGATCGTGCGCGCTTTAAACGCACCTATTCCTGCTTTTTGAAACAGAGACGAGGGCGGACGGTCACATTTTTACCCAAACAGTCTGTCGTAAacatctgtcactgctgcagacaaCGTCCAGAGTCACCCTGGAGCTCATGTACTCACTGCACAGGCAGAGATGAGTTCCACAGATATAAATACACATTACTGTTACCTGTCTGACATACTGGATCAGTATTGGTGCAGACGATCCACATAATTACTGTTTCGTAGCAGAGGAACTTTATAAACCCTCTGGGACaatttcagtttgacaaaataGTCCCAACTGCAGGTCCACTCACTTTACTTCTTTTACAGCTTTCAACCATCTTTCACTGCCTTCTATCAGGAAACAGAGTCTGCCTGTGAGGCTTTAAATCGAGCATCAGTAATCCCTACATCCACCTGTGTTTACGCACATGAAGAAAACCACTTCAAGCCCAGTTTTAGCTGGTCTTTCGGCTGGTCTTAAACAGCTCTCTGCGACGTGTGGACACCTCCCGTCTTTCACTTTTActtctcactgtgtgtgagacTCAGACTTGCAGAGCCTCGTGGGGGAAACCTGGCAGCGAACAGTGTTTATTATTACTGCTGGGATCAACGAATCTCTGCTCTGTACGGGAAGTTATCGCTGCTCGGTTGAGGTTCCTCTCCAGGCATTGATTAAAACCctgaaaactcatctctgttcatcagaATTAGAAGTTTTTTTTATGAGAGATTAGATGTGATACTGTACCTTTGCCTTCGTGTAGTGTCCCAGCCTCTgtctccaccctccctccaccctccatctgcagcttcGACGCTGCTCATCAAGCACGCAGACCTCACCGGCAGCCTTAACTATCTGACAAATTGTTTTGAGTAATGTTCGCCGTAACTTTCTTCATCAACGCCCTCGAGCCACATAAAATCCGAAACTGCCGTCGGATTTCGACGCCAATCGTCACGTGACTTGGCCGCCTAACGCTGGCGAGCATTATCTAGCAcgctgcagatttgtttggacacagtcaaTAAATAAAGCATGAGAGACATAAACCTGCTGACAAGTTGGCTTGTACTGGCTGTGTCTccaggataaatggatggaaaaGCATCGGCCTTcggtgtgtgttttatgttaaaaCGGCGCTCCAGGAAAAGGCGACTGCAGGCTGCAGATCCTTTGGTAATAGATGAAGACTCACCAGTTGCCAGAGTGCAAACTAGATTTTTATATGAGGGGGTCTTTGGGCCACTGTTTTGATAGCTTCTTCATGTGTGAACAGAACTGATCCACGTTGCCTGACCAGTGTATGTTTGACAgttgtctcctctgtgtttcgTCCAGGTTGGTTTTGGCCTGGAGCACGTGTCGAGGGAGCAGAtccaggaggtggaggaggacctgGACGAGCTCTACGACAGCCTGGAGATGTACAACCCCAGCGACAGCGGGCCGGAGATGGAGGAGACCGACAGCATCCTCAGCACGCCCAAACCCAAGCTACGGTAACGGCACAGGCTCACGCTTAGCATCAGGACACCTCATGCTCACCGAGCTCCACATATCTATAAACACTTCGGTGCCGCATGCTTGACACAAACTGCATGTCTCCATTGACGATTCAGAGCCCCCTCTGCTGGTGAAAACAGCTCATTGCATCCACATAAATTGAAGTTTATTTGAGCTTTATATGAACAAAATTGAGTCAGTTAACTCTGAGCTAGTGAtgcaaaatatatacaaaaaagaaatgtcacccccaaacatttatttaaagcataagttcaagaaaaaaagccagtgaaaagtcagaaaaaagtCTGAAAGCATCAGACTTTAAAAAGTTATTTAACTTATTTTTAGTCCTTTCTTCTGATTGTTTCTCATGCACTTCCTATTTTGCTCTGGACTATGACTTCCTGCCCCTCTTATCTTATTAGCCTCcagataaaatacaaaaaatagcTCTATTTGATGGTGAAAAGTGTAGCTAGTTGTAAAGTAGTGCTGTGAGACTTGAAAACAAAGGAGCTCCATAAATAACCATGAAAGACTCGTCTGTTTCTCACTGTCACAGTTCTGTTAAGGTTTATATCAGGATGACAGACGTACAAGAACGTGTTTGTTTTAGAAGCCGCTAATAAAGATATTTTTGATTACATTTTGATAGTCACAGTCTGAAAAACGCAGGTGTAAATGATAAGATTCATGATGGCTGAgttccattcagctgcttcagtttgtttttcgTACTCAGAGTCAAAATGTCCGCTGTGATCGTTGGTCTGAAGTTGTCTTCTGTGTCTTCCTGCGTGCGCTCAGGCCGTTCTTTGAGGGGATGTCCCAGTCCAGCTCGCAGACGGAGATCGGCAGCCTGAACAGCAAAGGCAGTTTGGGTCGAGACACTTTCAGCCCGGTGAGTAACTCAGAtctggtggggggggggtgcagcagcagctgcagcatcagcagcaattTCACTTATGAGAGCTGTGGGGCGTTCAAGAAAACCTCAACCGTTTGTGGTGCtttcttttgggttttttttttttttttttcctccgccTCACCGGGAGCTGAGCGCAGTAAAACTTTATTGTCCCCAAAAGGCTTCTGCCTTCGCAACAAGCCCTCGTTTAAAGTGCGTACAAAAGACAGGTGCTACAGGTGCAGCACGCAGCTGAGACTGTATAACAGCTGAAAGGTTTCCTATAAATGAAGTCAAATTTTTAgagttgtttttcctccttagCTCCTCTGAATGTAGTTGGGAGTTTTTACCCATAATGCCTGCCTCATCCCGCTCTTCAGAAGTCATTCACATTTATTATGAATGCAGTCGGCGTGAGTCAGAGCGCTTCACACTCACAGTTAACATGTGGCAGGATAATGAAGTCAGCAAGCTGTACCAAAACACAGCCACTAAATAGCATACAGTGACATCAAATAGTGTAAGAATACACCATGAAATGGTTCAACACAAGCTTGGAAGCAACATGCGACTCTGCATTGACGTGTTAAATATCCAGAATCTGAAGCCCATGAAAATCGCCCAGTGGGGGAAGCAGTGTGCAAGTatgaaatatcagaaatgtcTCCTTAATGGAGCAGAAATCCAATAGCTCTTTGACGGTCTCCATCTGCTCGATAAAAAGTGTGTTTAATCTCGCCGGGCTGAATGGATTTCACTGGATGTCTCGCTGCTTCGCTTCCTCCTTTCACAGTGAAGTGAGCTTCTGTTGTGGCTCGTGTCGGCACGCTTCCTAAAAGCAtgtttactttcatttcactgagTCGTTGTAAACCAGTGTATTAGTGTGAAACACCGTGTGCAGCAGACAAACTACATCGCAGCTTTAGATTGCTCGGGATGTTTTCTTCTGTGCACCGACTGACTGCCCTTCTCTCGTCTTCCAGCAGGGGGAGCAGCCTCCTCTGGAGAAGATGAAACCCTCCCGCAGCCGCAACCTGGAGGAGGCATTGTCTGAGACCGACACGCTGGTACGACTcctatagtgtgtgtgtgtgtgtgtgtgtgtgtgtgtgtgtgtgtgtgtgtgaagcagagagaATTAATGGTGTCGGGGTCTTTGTTGATATCACTCTGGAGGAGACTCGCTGCCGTCTGCGCTGTAAGTGAGACAGAttgagagaagaaagggagaaacggtctctgtgtgcgtgtgtgtgtgcgtgtgtgtgtgtgtgtgtgtgtgtgtgtgtgtgtgtaggagctAACAGATCAGGAGCTGTTCGCTGAGGTGGGCCCCTGCATCATGGTGTCAGTGGCAGAGAAACCCCGTACGCCCCTGAAGAGCAGCAAAAGTGAAACCCAGGCCATGCCGTCGCCCAGGTAAACAGTCACCTACGATTACAAAGAAACTGTGCAAACTGTGAGATATTTCATCATTAAATAACTACGCGTTgattaaaatcaatgaaatgaacCATCCTCACTCATGAgccccctttcatacccagcCATGATCCTGTCACCTGACACCAGTCAGCCTGTGGTTTTTGATCGAGTGTGTGTCAAAGAGGGTCAGAGGATGATCACATTGTGCTTAATTTATGTTTCACAGAGTCCAAACTTTTTTCAAATTGTTGTTAGATGCTGAGTAACCCACACGAGTGAGTCACCGCTGGCTCTCTGACTGTTTCCCTCGCTCTCGGTCGTGTCACCCCGATGATGTCTTTTAAAGCGACTGACTCAGAGGAGTCGGAGAAATTCAGTCTGTCATTATCATGGAATTGCCTATTGTTGGGGCCCAGCAGTGGCCTGATCTGTGAGGCCGAAGAACAAAAATACGTGTCAGttgcttgttttatttcatgtgtCTTAAAAGACGGTGAATGcggcatctttttttttaatgtccccTGGAAACAGAGGCACAATGCTGTGTCACCTTCTGTGTCTGAAACCGCAGTGACAGACGCACGATATCGAATCAATCACACGTTTGGGTGTGATGCCACTGTGTGCACGTATATGTATgaagcacacccacacactcacagtcttTCTAGGGACAGAGAATAGAGACAGCTTCACTTTCATTCATAGAAGGTTAACAGCAAAGATGAACGGTGACAGTGAAATATGCTCTAGTCTGTCCCCTGCATTTAAAACCCACTGTGTTGGATATGcgtgatgtcacttgagtctgTTTTTTCGCCAGGTTGGACGGAGGCCACACGCCCAGACAGAAGCGCATCAGCACACCCATGAAGGAGAGACAGCTGTCCAAGCCTCTGAGCGAGCGGACCAACAGCTCAGACTCCGAGAGGTCCCCGGAGCTGGGACACAGCACGCCGGTGAGTTGGCGTTTTAAGAGGCTTTCCAGGGTTTCACCGCGAGCTCCAGCGTCGTTTTAACCCAGCATACGGGAAGGAATCGTGCTGTGCGTCAGGATTCCCTCAGAGGGATTTGAGCTTTCGCTGCCTTTGttctgtgtcctcctccacccactcctctcttgtcttttcCCAAAGTAAAGAAAGCGTCCTGATAATCTATGACTCGCTCGGAGCGCAGAAATGAATTATGTATGTGCCGATGAGTCATCTGCAGACTAAATGTGTTGCTGTAGGGCGGTTCAcgtactctgtgtgtgtgtgtgtgtgtgtgtgtgtgtgtgtgtgtgtgtgtgtagctcttGAGGAAGGTGGTGTATGACCAGCTGAACCAGATCTTGTTGTCGGACTCTGCGCTCCCAGAGAGCCTCATCTTGGTCAATGGCACCGACTGGCAGGGCCAGGTAagcctgactctgtgtgtgtgtgcgtgtgtgtaaacatTTGGTGGGGGTTTTCCATCAGACGCCTCactcctcgtgtgtgtgtgtgtgtgtgtgtgtgtgtgtgtgtgtgtgtgtgtgtgtgtgcgcagtatGTCGCAGAGCAGCTCCAGGTGCAGAGACACCCGGTGGTGTGCACGTGCTCGGCGGCTGAGATCCAGGCGGTGCTGTCCGCCGTGCTCACTCGCATCCAGAAATTGTGAGTGTCTTTCACgcacacgcagaaacacacacgttcTGCGCTAAAAGCATCTCTTCGTTAGCAGGATGACTCATCATCTCGGTCTTTTTTTCCCACTCCGAGCCTCATTTTTCTGTTCTCTGTCgtgtgtttgacatttctttcttctccctcctcctcctcatctctgccctCGTGACTCCACGTCTGTAACTCTGTTCTGTTCATCTcccatttcttttcctcttttctcctccttcctctgttttgtctcttcatCCTCTGGTGGTGGTTGAGATACAAGCTGGTTTTACATTTATGACATTACATTAAAGAGAATTATTATATATCTTGTGTACATCCAGTGTGGTACAAATACACGTCAGAGgtgttttaaattaaaagttaaaagtagaAATATACTGAAGGACTTGATGATTTGTTGTCTCGTCTGCGCTGTTTACTGGAGGTGTTTTTCAAAGGCTTTGACGGATGAGACCGTGTGACGGAGTTCCAGTGgatccacctccacactgaTAGcaccgctctctctctctctctctttagctGTAACTGTAACTCGTCCATGCCCAGAGCGGTGAAGGTGGCGGCGGTGGGCAGCCAGAGTTACCTGGGAGCCATCCTGCAGTTCTTCGTCACCCAGCTCGCCAACAAGACGTCCGATTGGCTCAACCACATGCGCTTCCTGGTTGTGCCTCTGGGTAAGGGGGAGGGGCTTTCTGTGTGCGTGCTGGTTGAGTGTGTCTCGTCACTGATTGGCCTGATTACGGCGCTGCAGTTACACCTCATAAAAAGGATGATGTTCACTTTTTATtcgtgtttttgttctttttctttccctccctcccttcgcTTCACTCCATCGTCCCCGTCAGGCTCCCATCCGGTCGCCAAGCACCTCGGCGCCCTTGACAATCGCTACAGCTCGTCCTTCCTGGACGGCGCGTGGAGGGACGTGTTCAGCCGCTCTGAGCCGCCTCCTACAGATCAGCTGGACGTCGCAGGAAGAATCGCCCAGTACATCAGCGGAGCCACAGTCACGCACCAGCTGCCCATCGCCGAGGCCATGCtcacctgcaaacacaggaCGTGAGTCCAGACGCAAAGACAAGCCAGGCTGTCCCACACGGTGGACTTTCTCTGACCTCCTCTgttccttttctcctttcagGCGAGATGAAGACTCCTACCAGAAGTTTATTCCTTTCATAGGGGTGAGATGCTACTTTTGCTATCACAGCAGGATGGGAGAGAAAGTCTGTCTTGTGCTGATCATTCAGGTGTTTTTTGTCTGACCTCACGTGTCGTTTTCCAGGTGGTGAAGGTCGGTCTTATCGAGTCCGGTCCGTCTCCAACAGGTGAGGAAACAGTTTTGACGCTCGTCCCAAAGCTGAGATTGAATGACAGGTTTGATTCAGCTGTTGAAAAAAGCCATAATGTTCGTTTTGTGGTCATCAAGGAGACACAGAAGAGGGCGTGGCGGTGAGCTTGGCCGTCCCCTCCACGTCCCCCCCCTCCCACGGCTCACCCACAGGGATGATTAAAGAGGCAGCCACGCCGCCCTCCTCCCCGTCCATGGGCAGCGTCCTGACCGTACAGGGGTAACTCTGACCCGACTGTTCATCAGAAGCCTTTATTTCTCGTCTTCTCcttctttattttcctgtttccccttcatccctcctcaccctcttcaTCACTGGTGGGAAAATTAATCGTCTTTTAATTCATTCAGAtcccacaatgtaaaaatattgcATGTACTGTTTATGCATCACACTGCATGTTTCGAGGGGAGAATTATGACCAGTGATGTAAAGGCTCATTCATCTGCTCTCCTTATGTTCAGAATTCGTCAACACAAAGTACCAAAATGTGGATGTTACTCTCAGTGCTGAGTTGCATATTTTGCTCCGGGCGCCACTTTAGCTCGACTGTGAACCAGTTCCAGAGGAGTGAGGGGCTCTTTGATACTTCAGTCATGTTCTCATCTGTTTGATTTTTGCTGCAGTCCCTCTGTGAAGAGccagacagactgcagctgtgctgCTCCAGTCTTTCCATTTCACCCTCTGCCGAACACATTTAGAGCAAGTTTTGAA from Chaetodon auriga isolate fChaAug3 chromosome 24, fChaAug3.hap1, whole genome shotgun sequence carries:
- the pacs1 gene encoding phosphofurin acidic cluster sorting protein 1 isoform X1, producing MSERGGLPRTGGVPSPHMQPSKPVSITSNRPVHMNLYATWEVDRSSPSCVPRLFNLTLKKLIMLKELDKDLTSVVIAVKLQGSKRILRSNEILLSSAGLTETDLQLTFSLQYPHFLKRDANKLQIMLQRRKRYKNRTILGYKTLALGLINMAEVMQHPSEGAQVLGLHSQLKDASVPVAEIRVYSLSSQPIDHEGPKAKMSDRSPDIDNYSEEEEESYSSEQEGSDDPIHGQYLYDEEEEVRKKKPRRKLPSNAAITRQPNIKQKFVALLKRFKVTDEVGFGLEHVSREQIQEVEEDLDELYDSLEMYNPSDSGPEMEETDSILSTPKPKLRPFFEGMSQSSSQTEIGSLNSKGSLGRDTFSPQGEQPPLEKMKPSRSRNLEEALSETDTLELTDQELFAEVGPCIMVSVAEKPRTPLKSSKSETQAMPSPRLDGGHTPRQKRISTPMKERQLSKPLSERTNSSDSERSPELGHSTPLLRKVVYDQLNQILLSDSALPESLILVNGTDWQGQYVAEQLQVQRHPVVCTCSAAEIQAVLSAVLTRIQKFCNCNSSMPRAVKVAAVGSQSYLGAILQFFVTQLANKTSDWLNHMRFLVVPLGSHPVAKHLGALDNRYSSSFLDGAWRDVFSRSEPPPTDQLDVAGRIAQYISGATVTHQLPIAEAMLTCKHRTRDEDSYQKFIPFIGVVKVGLIESGPSPTGDTEEGVAVSLAVPSTSPPSHGSPTGMIKEAATPPSSPSMGSVLTVQGSPSMSHGVDAIGLQVDYWLASLAEKRREGERRDTGCKNTLKSAFRSLQVSRLPGGGSSDPQAQVSTMAMTVVTKEKNKKVPTIFLGKKPKEKDVDSKSQVIEGISRLICSAKQQQTILKVSIDGVEWNDVKFFQLAAQWPTHVKYLPVGLFGYSKPPS
- the pacs1 gene encoding phosphofurin acidic cluster sorting protein 1 isoform X3, translated to MSERGGLPRTGGVPSPHMQPSKPVSITSNRPVHMNLYATWEVDRSSPSCVPRLFNLTLKKLIMLKELDKDLTSVVIAVKLQGSKRILRSNEILLSSAGLTETDLQLTFSLQYPHFLKRDANKLQIMLQRRKRYKNRTILGYKTLALGLINMAEVMQHPSEGAQVLGLHSQLKDASVPVAEIRVYSLSSQPIDHEGPKAKMSDRSPDIDNYSEEEEESYSSEQEGSDDPIHGQYLYDEEEEVRKKKPRRKLPSNAAITRQPNIKQKFVALLKRFKVTDEVGFGLEHVSREQIQEVEEDLDELYDSLEMYNPSDSGPEMEETDSILSTPKPKLRPFFEGMSQSSSQTEIGSLNSKGSLGRDTFSPGEQPPLEKMKPSRSRNLEEALSETDTLELTDQELFAEVGPCIMVSVAEKPRTPLKSSKSETQAMPSPRLDGGHTPRQKRISTPMKERQLSKPLSERTNSSDSERSPELGHSTPLLRKVVYDQLNQILLSDSALPESLILVNGTDWQGQYVAEQLQVQRHPVVCTCSAAEIQAVLSAVLTRIQKFCNCNSSMPRAVKVAAVGSQSYLGAILQFFVTQLANKTSDWLNHMRFLVVPLGSHPVAKHLGALDNRYSSSFLDGAWRDVFSRSEPPPTDQLDVAGRIAQYISGATVTHQLPIAEAMLTCKHRTRDEDSYQKFIPFIGVVKVGLIESGPSPTGDTEEGVAVSLAVPSTSPPSHGSPTGMIKEAATPPSSPSMGSVLTVQGSPSMSHGVDAIGLQVDYWLASLAEKRREGERRDTGCKNTLKSAFRSLQVSRLPGGGSSDPQAQVSTMAMTVVTKEKNKKVPTIFLGKKPKEKDVDSKSQVIEGISRLICSAKQQQTILKVSIDGVEWNDVKFFQLAAQWPTHVKYLPVGLFGYSKPPS